A genomic region of Persephonella marina EX-H1 contains the following coding sequences:
- a CDS encoding N-acetylmuramoyl-L-alanine amidase has protein sequence MVRIFIVFFMLFNLAYAFQVRTGEHKQFYRFVFETGKKVHFEEIPFLDQKVVVLSIEGKPENLIMLKDKDLKKYIKAVDIIKSGDTTKFVFELSDDVSEYKIFTLKKPFRIVIDFIKGAKVKGIQRIEKRYDIDIVKSDRIKTKKVKLIDDPIFSILTKRDLEIEIPESFVGDKKIVVIDPGHGGRDPGAIHNGLVEKDVNLKIAKRLKKIIEKDPRFKVYLTREDDRFVSLYKRTVFAVKKRADIFISIHCNSSPTLKESGTYIYTLNLRGARSKLAKLVEMRENKAVVDYVRVSTNPVVNRIVADLAISSTMTEGLNFAKYLKRYLKDVTDFRDIDSANFAVLKTPGIPSVLIETLYLTDPLDAYLLKNDLFIENFSLSVYNAIVDYFFEKK, from the coding sequence ATGGTAAGAATTTTTATAGTATTCTTTATGCTATTTAATCTTGCCTACGCTTTTCAGGTAAGGACAGGGGAGCATAAACAGTTTTACAGATTTGTATTTGAAACAGGCAAAAAGGTTCATTTTGAGGAGATACCTTTTCTTGACCAGAAGGTTGTTGTTCTTAGTATAGAGGGTAAACCCGAAAATCTGATCATGCTTAAAGATAAAGATCTAAAAAAGTATATTAAAGCTGTAGATATCATAAAAAGCGGGGATACTACAAAGTTTGTTTTTGAGCTTTCAGATGATGTCTCCGAGTATAAGATATTCACACTAAAAAAGCCATTCAGGATTGTTATAGATTTTATAAAGGGAGCTAAAGTAAAAGGAATACAAAGAATAGAAAAGAGATATGATATAGATATAGTTAAATCTGACAGGATAAAAACAAAAAAAGTAAAACTTATAGATGATCCTATCTTTAGTATTCTGACAAAAAGAGATCTGGAGATTGAAATACCTGAAAGTTTTGTAGGTGATAAAAAGATAGTTGTTATAGATCCGGGACATGGAGGAAGAGATCCGGGAGCTATTCATAACGGTCTTGTTGAGAAAGATGTAAACCTTAAGATAGCAAAGAGATTAAAAAAAATTATTGAAAAGGATCCAAGATTTAAGGTGTATCTCACACGTGAAGATGACAGGTTTGTTTCCCTTTACAAAAGAACAGTCTTTGCTGTTAAAAAAAGAGCAGATATATTCATAAGTATTCACTGCAACTCCTCTCCTACACTTAAAGAGTCCGGAACATACATATACACGCTGAATTTGAGAGGAGCAAGGTCAAAACTGGCAAAGCTTGTTGAGATGAGGGAGAACAAGGCTGTTGTTGATTATGTAAGGGTAAGCACAAATCCTGTAGTTAACAGGATAGTTGCTGATCTTGCGATAAGCAGTACAATGACAGAGGGTCTGAATTTTGCAAAATACCTGAAAAGGTATCTGAAGGATGTTACAGATTTCAGAGATATTGATTCGGCAAACTTTGCTGTTCTGAAAACACCCGGGATACCATCTGTTCTCATAGAGACACTTTATCTTACAGATCCTTTAGATGCATACCTTTTAAAAAATGATCTTTTTATAGAAAACTTCAGCCTGTCCGTTTATAATGCTATTGTTGATTACTTTTTTGAGAAGAAGTAA
- a CDS encoding IS1/IS1595 family N-terminal zinc-binding domain-containing protein, which translates to MGGKKISCPHCESERCVKNGKANGKQTYLCKECYYRFTINASKRKYPFKIRREAVNLYKEGYTLTEISKKLNIKVQTIHHWVKKYKDLKGIKKI; encoded by the coding sequence ATGGGAGGAAAAAAGATAAGTTGCCCTCACTGTGAATCAGAGAGGTGTGTTAAGAACGGCAAGGCAAACGGTAAGCAGACATATCTCTGTAAGGAATGCTATTACAGATTTACTATTAATGCATCAAAGAGGAAGTATCCTTTCAAGATCAGAAGAGAAGCTGTAAACCTCTATAAGGAAGGCTATACACTTACAGAGATATCAAAAAAGTTAAATATAAAAGTTCAGACTATACACCACTGGGTTAAGAAATACAAGGATTTGAAGGGAATAAAAAAGATTTAA
- a CDS encoding phosphatase PAP2 family protein: protein MSEKRRIPNDWQLKIKWNVKLFYLINSRRSRFLDRFYRYYFRLGKSYTLPVFLPFFYYSGGLESLIHLAIALLITGILMPSIKYTFRHKRPYVLLENVNLLEPVTLKSFPSADTAYAFTIFGVMLFYGSLPIILLFFVYAVLIAYGRVYMGAHFPIDVLTGGVIGFLSAVFGYAILGYLSF, encoded by the coding sequence ATGTCTGAAAAAAGAAGAATACCAAATGACTGGCAGTTAAAGATAAAATGGAATGTGAAACTTTTCTATCTTATAAACTCAAGAAGATCCAGGTTTTTAGATAGATTTTACAGGTACTACTTCAGACTTGGAAAGAGCTACACACTTCCTGTCTTTCTTCCTTTCTTTTACTACTCTGGAGGCCTGGAAAGCCTTATACATCTTGCTATAGCCCTTTTAATAACCGGTATACTGATGCCTTCTATAAAATACACATTCAGACATAAAAGACCCTACGTTCTTCTTGAGAATGTAAACCTCCTTGAGCCTGTAACATTAAAGAGCTTCCCTTCAGCCGATACAGCTTACGCCTTTACCATTTTTGGTGTTATGCTCTTTTATGGTAGTCTCCCCATTATTCTGCTCTTCTTTGTTTATGCGGTTTTAATAGCCTACGGGAGAGTATATATGGGTGCTCATTTTCCCATCGATGTGTTGACAGGCGGAGTTATTGGTTTTCTTTCAGCAGTTTTTGGTTATGCTATACTCGGATATCTTTCCTTCTGA
- a CDS encoding pyridoxine 5'-phosphate synthase, with the protein MRLGVNIDHIATVREARKTYEPDPVKGAIIARDAGADQITFHLREDRRHIQDSDVEKLRAVITEIPLNMEMAATEEMKQIAIRIKPDRVTIVPEKREEITTEGGLDVVSMTDYLREFIKELKDNGINVATFVDPVEEQIKASMEVGADAVEIHTGEYANARSDKERDNEIFRIKKAAVYGRSLGLKVFAGHGLTYTNVQPVAEIEEIEELNIGHSIIANAIFLGLDEAVRKMKKLINEVRRKDIRV; encoded by the coding sequence ATGAGATTAGGTGTAAATATAGATCATATAGCAACAGTAAGAGAGGCAAGGAAAACATATGAGCCTGATCCTGTTAAAGGTGCTATCATAGCAAGAGACGCAGGAGCAGACCAGATAACATTCCATCTGAGGGAAGACAGAAGGCATATACAGGACTCTGATGTTGAAAAACTCAGGGCTGTTATAACAGAAATACCTCTAAATATGGAGATGGCAGCCACAGAGGAGATGAAACAGATAGCTATAAGAATAAAACCCGACAGGGTCACAATTGTTCCTGAAAAAAGGGAAGAGATAACAACAGAGGGAGGCCTTGACGTTGTATCAATGACTGACTACCTGAGAGAATTTATAAAAGAGTTAAAGGATAACGGGATAAATGTTGCAACATTTGTTGATCCTGTGGAAGAGCAGATAAAGGCATCTATGGAAGTGGGAGCAGACGCTGTTGAGATTCATACAGGAGAGTATGCAAACGCAAGGTCAGATAAAGAAAGGGATAATGAGATCTTCAGAATTAAAAAAGCTGCCGTTTACGGAAGAAGTCTCGGCCTGAAAGTTTTTGCAGGACACGGACTGACATACACAAATGTCCAGCCTGTTGCTGAGATAGAAGAGATTGAGGAGCTGAATATAGGGCACTCAATAATAGCAAATGCTATATTCCTCGGGCTTGATGAGGCTGTAAGAAAGATGAAAAAGCTGATAAATGAGGTCAGAAGGAAAGATATCCGAGTATAG
- a CDS encoding type III pantothenate kinase: MILGIDIGNTTSEFGFIYNGKRINSYKLRSDHTKTVDDWLIDISAIFSIEGMKKESVKDCVISSVVPPLEDRIYSACKKFLGKKPLRIGKELKVPIKINYKNPEEVGIDRVVNAFAGVKRYGKPLILVDLGTAITFDVVNQKGEYEGGAIFPGIDSSIEALFSKTAKLPKVSIENVKKVVGKTTVESIQSGIFFGYISLIEGMIKRIIREKGFSPKVILTGGSGEIITKGLEIDHIFDMYLSLEGIYDIYSYHGN, from the coding sequence ATGATACTCGGGATAGATATAGGAAACACAACATCTGAGTTCGGTTTTATCTACAACGGAAAAAGGATAAACAGTTACAAACTAAGGTCTGATCACACAAAGACTGTTGACGACTGGCTTATTGATATATCTGCCATTTTCAGTATTGAAGGAATGAAAAAGGAATCTGTCAAAGATTGTGTTATCTCATCAGTTGTTCCACCACTTGAAGACAGGATATATTCAGCATGTAAGAAATTTTTAGGGAAGAAGCCTCTCAGAATAGGGAAAGAGCTTAAGGTTCCTATAAAAATTAACTATAAAAATCCTGAAGAGGTGGGAATCGACAGGGTTGTTAATGCTTTTGCAGGTGTGAAAAGATACGGAAAACCTTTAATTCTTGTTGATCTTGGAACTGCCATAACATTTGATGTTGTTAATCAGAAAGGGGAGTATGAAGGCGGGGCTATATTTCCAGGAATAGACAGCAGTATAGAAGCCCTGTTTTCAAAAACAGCAAAACTTCCAAAGGTAAGTATAGAAAATGTTAAAAAGGTTGTCGGTAAAACAACAGTAGAGAGTATCCAGTCAGGTATATTTTTCGGTTATATATCACTTATAGAGGGGATGATAAAAAGGATTATAAGGGAAAAGGGTTTCAGTCCAAAAGTTATTCTTACAGGTGGGAGCGGTGAGATAATAACAAAAGGTCTTGAGATTGACCATATTTTTGATATGTATCTATCACTTGAGGGGATATACGATATATACAGCTATCACGGAAATTAG
- a CDS encoding Csu type fimbrial protein, producing MKKLVALALAGAVTSTAAFALSDDFKITATVAEKCVINTNAADISVNYDPFITSDYTDSTNIVFNCVKGTSGTISWTASGVLSSTDPAISDTLSYSLSATLNGSSINSGDAFTDSNGIGSGNEEILSFDITIPAQQNVNVGTYEDTVTVNIVY from the coding sequence ATGAAGAAGTTAGTAGCACTTGCTCTCGCAGGAGCAGTTACATCAACGGCAGCTTTCGCTTTAAGTGATGACTTTAAAATCACAGCAACTGTTGCAGAAAAATGTGTTATCAACACGAATGCAGCAGACATCTCAGTTAACTATGATCCTTTCATCACAAGTGATTACACAGACTCTACAAACATAGTTTTCAACTGTGTTAAAGGAACAAGCGGAACTATCTCATGGACAGCTTCCGGTGTACTTTCCAGTACAGATCCCGCTATTAGTGATACTCTCAGCTATAGCTTAAGTGCAACACTTAATGGCTCTTCAATAAATAGCGGTGATGCTTTCACAGACTCTAACGGTATAGGTTCAGGAAATGAGGAAATTTTATCCTTTGATATTACAATACCTGCTCAGCAAAACGTAAATGTGGGGACATATGAAGATACAGTTACAGTAAACATCGTATACTAA
- a CDS encoding ABC transporter ATP-binding protein, with protein MKKDISFLLSLFKKYWVLLFLAIAGSLLESGALAGLAYIVKNIVDDVFVSKSYESLVFVTAVLIILASAKQIGFFLKNYVYPLIVYKGIKNIRENIYGKLLNTQPSFLFKHSYGDILSRLTNDLERFSQIVTSFGTNVITETFTVMAIIVLLIYRDWKMFLIFLVAVPFLTVALGFFGEKRKKYSKKLQESYGDYTQHLNQLLTGFEVVKLFSQKVFFKIFRIINENLYHREKKNKFYETVYLSSVEIIAYTATAGIIFYGGYRIINEEITAGDFFSFLGGVLILVNSMQVLQRGLVQLKALSPVIERIKFLLDMPEEKDEGIEFEGLKDRIVYKNVSLKIDNNQILKDVNLKINKGEKLGIVGLTGSGKSTVVKILPGLIKDYEGNVFIDDHELREYSVSSLRKHIGVISQDVFIFNDTLRNNLLIAKPDATDEELYQALKKAKADFVFSMENGLDTVLGEKGSRLSGGERQRISIARIFLKDPDILIIDEGTSALDVETEEYVMEEIKEHFSDRTVIMITHRLKILDICDRIAVMDKGTVVEEGTKKELLEKKGIFYRFFSLSQTDDKI; from the coding sequence ATGAAGAAAGACATTAGTTTTTTACTTTCACTTTTTAAAAAGTACTGGGTTCTGCTTTTCCTGGCAATCGCTGGAAGTCTCCTTGAGTCAGGAGCTTTAGCCGGACTTGCATATATAGTTAAGAATATTGTTGATGATGTTTTTGTATCAAAAAGCTATGAAAGTCTCGTTTTTGTTACAGCTGTTCTTATTATACTTGCGTCAGCAAAACAGATAGGATTTTTCCTCAAAAACTATGTTTACCCTCTGATAGTTTACAAAGGGATTAAAAATATAAGGGAAAATATATACGGTAAACTTCTTAATACACAGCCTTCATTTCTATTTAAACACTCATACGGTGATATACTGAGCAGACTCACAAATGATCTTGAGAGATTTTCCCAGATTGTTACATCATTTGGAACAAATGTGATAACTGAAACATTTACGGTTATGGCCATAATCGTTCTTCTTATATACAGAGACTGGAAGATGTTTTTAATATTCCTTGTAGCTGTTCCTTTTCTCACAGTTGCTCTCGGATTCTTTGGAGAGAAAAGAAAGAAATACTCAAAAAAACTTCAGGAGAGTTACGGGGATTACACTCAGCATCTAAACCAGCTTTTAACGGGTTTTGAGGTTGTTAAGCTTTTCAGCCAGAAGGTATTTTTCAAGATATTCAGGATTATAAATGAAAATCTTTACCACAGGGAGAAGAAAAACAAGTTTTATGAGACTGTATATCTTTCTTCGGTTGAGATAATAGCCTACACAGCAACAGCAGGAATAATATTTTACGGCGGATACAGAATAATAAATGAAGAGATAACAGCAGGGGATTTTTTCTCATTTTTAGGTGGTGTTCTGATACTTGTAAACTCAATGCAGGTTCTTCAAAGGGGTCTTGTTCAGCTTAAAGCCCTATCTCCCGTTATTGAAAGAATAAAATTCCTTTTAGATATGCCTGAGGAAAAAGATGAAGGAATAGAGTTTGAGGGTTTGAAGGACAGGATCGTTTATAAAAATGTATCCCTTAAGATTGATAACAACCAGATACTTAAAGATGTAAACCTTAAGATAAATAAAGGAGAAAAACTTGGTATTGTCGGACTTACAGGATCTGGAAAATCAACCGTTGTAAAGATACTTCCAGGATTAATAAAAGATTATGAGGGAAATGTTTTTATTGATGATCATGAGCTCAGAGAGTATTCAGTCTCCTCTTTGAGAAAACATATAGGCGTGATATCTCAGGATGTTTTTATCTTTAATGATACTTTGAGAAACAATCTGCTTATAGCAAAACCAGATGCAACAGATGAGGAGTTATATCAGGCCTTAAAAAAGGCAAAGGCGGATTTTGTTTTCAGTATGGAGAATGGCCTTGATACTGTTCTTGGTGAGAAAGGATCAAGACTCTCGGGAGGGGAGAGACAGAGAATATCTATAGCGAGGATATTCCTTAAAGATCCGGACATACTTATTATTGATGAGGGAACATCTGCCCTTGATGTTGAGACTGAAGAGTATGTGATGGAGGAGATTAAGGAACATTTCTCAGACAGAACAGTAATAATGATAACCCACAGACTTAAGATACTTGATATATGCGATAGGATAGCCGTTATGGATAAAGGGACTGTTGTTGAGGAAGGGACAAAAAAAGAGCTTCTTGAGAAAAAAGGTATCTTTTACAGATTTTTCTCACTATCACAAACTGATGATAAAATATAA
- a CDS encoding fimbrial biogenesis chaperone → MIFRATVFVILSVILLTYSITYALDFVVKPIRIYVFPQKTTAVFEIQSLTDKKIAVEAEVRKWDQDPEGNDILVPTEDVVVVPPYIELEGRQKQLVRLAYLGNFSRPQEFYRLLLRQVPRKIKPEKNPKKVKPYIQILLNLSIPVFVNSKSDINYSLNFEPKEKSKEKVSLTIKNDGNAFAKIVHVSLFKGEKEIFSKNMVKYVLPKKEILFELKKTKVGVNGKITTEPFEDIPDKMVIVLEDDKEITIEL, encoded by the coding sequence TTGATTTTCAGAGCAACAGTATTTGTCATCCTATCGGTAATATTACTAACTTATTCTATAACGTATGCCTTAGATTTTGTTGTGAAACCTATCAGAATTTATGTTTTCCCTCAAAAAACTACAGCGGTTTTTGAAATACAGAGTTTAACCGATAAAAAAATAGCTGTAGAAGCAGAGGTAAGGAAGTGGGATCAGGATCCTGAAGGTAACGATATATTAGTTCCTACAGAAGACGTGGTGGTAGTTCCACCATATATAGAACTTGAAGGCAGGCAAAAACAGTTGGTTAGATTGGCATATCTTGGAAATTTCAGTAGGCCTCAGGAGTTTTATAGATTACTGCTAAGACAGGTTCCACGGAAAATAAAACCTGAAAAAAATCCCAAAAAAGTAAAACCATACATTCAGATATTACTGAATTTAAGCATTCCGGTTTTTGTTAATTCAAAATCAGACATAAATTACAGCCTAAACTTTGAACCTAAAGAAAAATCAAAAGAAAAAGTATCTTTAACCATAAAAAACGATGGAAATGCTTTCGCCAAGATAGTTCATGTAAGCCTTTTTAAAGGTGAGAAGGAGATATTTTCAAAGAATATGGTTAAGTATGTTCTTCCTAAGAAAGAAATCTTATTTGAACTGAAAAAAACAAAAGTAGGTGTTAACGGAAAGATTACTACAGAACCTTTTGAAGATATTCCTGATAAAATGGTGATAGTGCTTGAAGATGATAAAGAAATTACTATTGAGCTTTAG
- a CDS encoding ArnT family glycosyltransferase, which produces MFKINLLSDKYILSLIILGVLSLFPNINVYEFRGEESLRVIVSYEMVKSGNFLQPTFLGDLYFNKPPLFNWFIAISSFLIPWSELTARIVTIIFLSLTLLLIYRFSYKIFSDKITALFSSLIYLTFTDILFWYGYLAEIDVTLAFFIFLMIYFQYFGFIENRKDYILLSGVVAGLSFLLKGFPALVFFGITYFALIIFTRRFKEFLNPFLYISAGISILIPALWILNTADPERYIQKLFLESIVRTRGGSDILKFLTHLVEYPLLNIKQLIPGVIFAFIVIFLHFRKKLSIVLPENIKLLLFIVALNYIPYILAVESRGRYVIPLFPVLAVVFGYILVKAQKEKLLRAFVYTALFFITVRFLLGFIGFPILMEKKASRKKVAYDIIQEVDISKNIACDCSPEKSVCLYIDFEKGEPLKKSKYMKNWDYLIDCSGNKKGNLLKVYDLKGKKIYLYEKR; this is translated from the coding sequence ATGTTTAAAATTAATCTATTAAGTGATAAGTACATTTTATCGCTTATTATACTGGGTGTCCTTTCTTTATTCCCTAATATAAATGTTTATGAGTTTAGAGGAGAGGAATCTCTTAGGGTGATCGTTTCCTATGAGATGGTTAAATCTGGAAATTTTCTTCAGCCAACATTCCTTGGTGATCTTTACTTTAATAAGCCACCTTTGTTTAACTGGTTCATAGCTATTTCATCCTTTCTTATACCATGGTCAGAACTGACAGCAAGGATTGTTACAATTATTTTCTTATCTTTGACTCTCCTGCTTATTTACAGATTTTCTTACAAAATATTCAGTGATAAAATTACAGCCCTTTTTTCTTCCCTTATATATCTGACCTTTACTGATATTCTGTTCTGGTATGGATATTTAGCCGAGATTGATGTAACACTCGCCTTTTTTATCTTCCTGATGATCTATTTCCAGTATTTTGGATTTATTGAGAACAGAAAGGATTATATATTACTGTCAGGAGTTGTTGCTGGGCTTTCCTTTCTGTTAAAAGGTTTTCCTGCACTGGTGTTTTTCGGTATCACTTATTTCGCACTCATTATTTTTACAAGGAGATTTAAAGAGTTTTTAAATCCTTTTTTATATATATCTGCGGGAATTTCAATCCTTATACCTGCCTTGTGGATACTGAACACTGCTGACCCAGAAAGGTATATTCAAAAACTGTTTCTTGAGAGTATAGTGAGAACAAGGGGTGGGTCGGATATACTGAAATTCTTAACACATCTTGTTGAGTATCCTCTTCTGAATATAAAACAGCTTATTCCAGGTGTTATTTTTGCTTTTATTGTTATATTTCTACATTTCAGGAAGAAGCTTTCCATCGTTCTGCCGGAAAATATAAAACTTCTTCTTTTTATTGTTGCTCTGAACTATATTCCTTATATACTTGCTGTAGAGAGTAGAGGAAGGTATGTTATTCCTCTCTTTCCTGTTCTCGCTGTTGTCTTTGGATACATTTTGGTTAAAGCTCAAAAGGAAAAACTTCTCAGGGCATTTGTTTATACAGCTTTATTTTTTATAACTGTCAGATTCCTTCTGGGGTTTATTGGTTTCCCAATTTTAATGGAAAAGAAAGCATCAAGGAAAAAAGTAGCCTACGATATTATCCAAGAAGTTGATATCTCTAAAAATATTGCCTGTGACTGCTCTCCTGAAAAGTCTGTATGTCTTTATATAGATTTTGAGAAGGGAGAGCCTTTAAAAAAATCTAAATATATGAAGAACTGGGATTATCTGATAGACTGTTCTGGTAATAAAAAGGGAAACCTGCTTAAAGTTTATGATCTGAAAGGTAAAAAGATATATCTGTATGAAAAAAGATGA
- the hemC gene encoding hydroxymethylbilane synthase: MRIRIGTRKSKLALWQANYIADQLKKHFPDLEVELVKIVTKGDKILDVPLAKVGGKGLFVKEIEEAMLRNEIDIAVHSLKDVPTYFPEGLGLVAITEREDPRDAFLSVKYNSIEDMPEGAVLGTSSLRRKAQIMMKRKDIRIEDLRGNVDTRIRKLEEGQYDGIILAYAGLKRLGLEGKVRQILQPDYMIPAVAQGFLGIEARLDDEKTREIVSVLNHRESEIRAKAERAFLKTLEGGCQVPLAGYSEIVNGKLKITGFVSDLTGDRVFRDSMEGSLEDAESLGVKLAEKLLSDGAKEVLEEIYSGSE; the protein is encoded by the coding sequence TTGAGGATAAGAATAGGAACAAGAAAAAGTAAACTTGCCCTCTGGCAGGCAAATTATATTGCAGATCAGCTGAAGAAACATTTTCCTGATCTGGAAGTTGAACTTGTAAAGATAGTTACTAAAGGTGACAAGATCCTTGATGTCCCACTTGCTAAGGTGGGAGGGAAAGGTCTTTTTGTTAAAGAGATAGAGGAAGCTATGCTCAGAAATGAGATAGATATAGCTGTTCATTCTTTAAAGGATGTTCCAACATACTTTCCTGAAGGTCTTGGGCTTGTTGCTATCACCGAGAGGGAAGATCCAAGGGATGCTTTCCTGTCTGTTAAATACAACTCCATTGAGGATATGCCTGAAGGGGCTGTTCTTGGTACGAGCTCTCTTAGAAGAAAAGCCCAGATAATGATGAAAAGAAAAGATATCCGTATAGAAGACCTTAGAGGGAATGTTGATACGAGAATAAGAAAGCTTGAAGAAGGCCAGTATGACGGGATTATCCTCGCCTATGCAGGTCTTAAAAGACTTGGACTTGAGGGTAAGGTCAGACAGATACTCCAGCCTGATTATATGATACCTGCTGTTGCACAGGGATTTCTTGGAATTGAGGCAAGGCTTGATGATGAAAAAACAAGGGAGATAGTATCGGTTCTTAATCATAGAGAAAGTGAGATAAGGGCAAAAGCTGAGAGGGCATTCTTAAAAACACTTGAAGGTGGCTGTCAGGTTCCACTTGCAGGATACTCTGAGATAGTAAATGGAAAGCTGAAGATAACTGGGTTTGTTTCTGATCTTACAGGAGATAGAGTTTTCAGGGATAGTATGGAAGGAAGTCTTGAAGATGCTGAGAGTTTAGGTGTTAAGCTTGCAGAAAAACTGCTTTCAGATGGAGCAAAGGAAGTTCTTGAAGAAATATACTCCGGATCAGAATAA
- a CDS encoding phosphoesterase, with protein MVYLVLFFIIILFLTFLFYVEFRPIKKIKIDEKSISSLSESFPEEIYRYNVISHIHTQFSFDSLGKPSDIRRAMEVNEIDFVFVTDHDNDNYRFFEDGKVFAGIEKNTPDGRLLLLGNEVPVISHPNNFEFEHYRWKGEFKEDHLYEIIDIKDGIVWNKLITGLTLIKNILLYPFTRNILHKWNALIPLDKWVDLYFERAKGLKLIGGLDLHIKLVYQEHTHGILIPSYQEGFKWLVNKVFSKSEIKDKKDILEALRKGLLYISLKRKEGYFWGSNGFNIYLFWEKMPVGSSINCDFRELKTVKILKCNNSPVLVTEENRFSYVAYRAGYYHFEVYEYDFKIGNLYFGVRPVAVTNIFEVVNV; from the coding sequence TTGGTATACTTGGTACTTTTTTTTATAATCATCTTATTTCTGACTTTTTTATTTTATGTAGAGTTCAGACCGATTAAGAAGATAAAAATAGACGAGAAAAGTATATCTTCACTGTCAGAAAGTTTTCCTGAAGAGATATACAGATATAATGTTATATCCCATATACATACTCAGTTTTCATTTGATTCCCTTGGTAAACCTTCAGATATAAGAAGGGCTATGGAAGTTAATGAGATTGATTTTGTCTTTGTTACGGATCATGATAACGATAACTACAGATTTTTTGAGGATGGTAAGGTTTTCGCAGGTATAGAAAAGAACACACCAGATGGAAGACTGCTTCTTCTGGGAAATGAGGTTCCTGTCATATCACATCCTAATAACTTTGAGTTTGAACATTATAGATGGAAGGGAGAGTTCAAGGAAGATCATCTTTATGAGATCATAGACATAAAGGACGGTATTGTATGGAACAAGCTTATTACAGGACTTACACTTATCAAAAATATTCTCCTCTACCCTTTTACCAGGAATATTCTCCATAAATGGAATGCACTTATACCCCTTGATAAATGGGTTGATCTTTATTTTGAGAGAGCAAAGGGGCTAAAACTTATAGGTGGTCTTGATCTTCATATTAAGCTTGTTTATCAGGAACATACACACGGTATTCTGATACCTTCATACCAGGAAGGGTTTAAATGGCTTGTGAACAAAGTTTTTTCAAAAAGTGAGATAAAAGATAAGAAGGATATACTTGAGGCTTTAAGGAAAGGACTGCTTTATATATCTCTTAAAAGGAAGGAAGGTTACTTCTGGGGAAGTAACGGTTTTAATATCTACCTTTTCTGGGAGAAGATGCCCGTTGGGTCATCAATTAACTGTGATTTCAGAGAGTTAAAAACAGTAAAGATACTGAAATGTAATAACAGTCCTGTTCTTGTAACTGAGGAAAACAGATTTTCCTACGTTGCCTACAGGGCAGGCTATTACCATTTTGAGGTTTATGAGTACGATTTTAAGATAGGGAATCTTTATTTTGGCGTGAGACCTGTTGCTGTTACAAATATATTTGAGGTTGTAAATGTCTGA